CAGGTTGCTGGTGCCCGCGACGCTCAGATCTCGATCCATCGTCACGTTATCATTGAACGTCGCCACGCCTTTCACCGTCAGTTTCTTCTCCATCGTCACGTCGCCCTTGAGGAGCGACGCGCCGCCGACGGTCAGGTTCTTGTCGGCGACCACGTTGCCGTGCAGGGCGCTGTCGCCGGTCACGGTGAGCGCTCCGTCGACGTTCGTGTCGTGCAGGTTGCTGGTGCCCGCGACGCTCAGATCTCGATCCATCGTCACGTTATCATTGAACGTCGCCACGCCTTTCACCGTCAGTTTCTTCTCCATCGTCACGTCGCCCTTGAGGAGCGACGCGCCGCCGACGGTCAGGTTCTTGTCGGCGACCACGTTGCCGTGCAGGGCGCTGTCGCCGGTCACGGTGAGCGCTCCGTCGACGTTCGTGTCGTGCAGGTTGCTGGTGCCCGCGACGCTCAGATCTCGATCCATCGTCACGTTATCATTGAACGTCGCCACGCCTTTCACCGTCAGTTTCTTCTCCATCGTCACGTCGCCCTTGAGGAGCGACGCGCCGCCGACGGTCAGGTTCTTGTCGGCGACCACGTTGCCGTGCAGGGCGCTGTCGCCGGTCACGGTGAGCGCTCCGTCGACGTTCGTGCCGTGCAGATTGGACGTGCCCGCGACGGAGAGGTCCTTTTTCATCGCCGCGTTCTCCTCGAACGTCGCCGCGCCCTTCACCGTCAGCAGGCCGTTGATCTCCGCTTCCGCGAAGGTTGCCTTGCCGGTCACGCCCAGCGTACCGCCCAGCGTCGTGGCGCCCGTCACTCCCAACGTGCCGCCCACTGTCGCATTGCCGGTCATGGTGGCGTTGCCCAGCGTCGTATCGCCGGTCACGCCCAGCGTACCGCCCAGCGTCGTGGCGCCCGTCACTCCCAACGTGCCGCCGACTGTAACATTGCCGGTCATGCTGGCGTTGCCCAGCGTCGTGTCGCCGGTCACCGTCAGAGGGCCGGCCACGTTCGTGCCGTTCAGGTTGGACGTTCCCACGACGGAGAGGTCCTTTTTCATCTCCACATTCTCTTCGAACGTTGCCGTACCCTTCACCGACGTGTTTTTCAGCGTCGTATCTCCGGTCACGTCCAACGTATTGCGCAATGTAGCGCCGCCGGTCACGTCCAGCGTACTGCGCAGCGTGGCGCCGCCAGTCACGTCCAGCGTACTGCGCAGCGTGGCGCCGCCGGTCACGTCCAGCGTACTGCGCAGTATGGCACCGCCGGTCACGTCCAATGTGCCGCCCAGCGTCGTGGCGCCGGTCGCGTTCAGGTTCACAAAGTTCCCGTCCACCGCTAACGCCGCGTTCGCCGCGATCATGACGCCCAGCAGCGCCGCCCAGCATGACGTGTTTCTTTTCATTTTCGAAATTCCTCCTCGCAAAATAAAAACGATAAAATATCCGTGACGCAAGCCCATGCGCCGACCGTGATCTCACGGTTCACTACGGAAATTTTAATATTTTTCCCCCCCAAAGTCTGTCACCCAATCGGCTACTTTTCGAGGATGACAAAGCTCGGTCAGGCGTTATCCGCCGCGGCCGGCCTCGGGGAGGAGGCGTCCGTCGTCCAAACGCGGCGCGGGCAAAAAATCGAAAGGCCGATCGGGGCGCGGCCGTCGCCGCATACCAAACAGCGCTGGAAGGGGCGGCCTTCCAGCGCTGTCGTCTTTCGATATGAAGTGTGCCGCAGCGGGCGGCTGACGTTTTCTTTTCCATCCGCGCCGCTGCCGTTCTCCGTTTCCGCGTTACTGGCCGAGCCTGACGCGGAAGTTTTCCTTCTCGGGATTGTACTGTTCCGCCAAAACCTCCAGCGGGACGGAATGCTCCATCGTGCCGATCTGGATCGGCGATTCCTCCGGGCAGGTCTTTTTGTCCCTCAAGAGATCGTCTGGCGTTCGGTCTCTGCCGGAATGCCCGGCCTTCCTGTTTCGCTCTTTCCGAACATCACGGGAATCAGCGTAACGGTTAAAATAGTGAGCGCGTTCGATTTGAGCCGCACAGGGGATAAAGGATCCTTTATCATACCTCTGGCATATCATCTGTGAACTGTTCCAATTGTTTATCTATATCTCTGCCGCCATAGATCACACGAATGACAGTTGCCGTCATTTCTTCCGTGTCGGGGATATAGAAAACACAATAATCATCTACCGGCATTACCCTGAGATTCCTGCTTTTCCAAGGTTCTTTTGCATATTGCCTGTACTTTTCCGGAAACGTTTCAAGTTTCCCTATCGCACGTTCCAGCCGTGTAAGTTGAGAATTCGCATTCTCGGGAGCGAGCAGTTCAAAGGCGATATATTCGAATATTTCCCGCAGGTCCCGCTCTGCTTGGCAAGAAATAGCCGTCTCATATCTCGTCATAAGGCATAGCCTTTACGGATCGCTAAAAAGAACTCCTTCGCCGGCTTAGTTCTTCCAGCCTTCATGTCCGCATATCCTTTCTCAAGTTCCTCCGACAACTCCACTGCGCTCATTTCCGACAGATCAAGCGGTCTTCTGGCGGGAAGTACAACTTCAAACGGAAGCCCTCTGTGGATGATGATCTGTTTGTAAAACATATTGATGGCATTGGAAGCCGGCACGCCTAACGCAGACAAAATGCTTTCCGCCTGTTCTTTGACATCCGGTTCGATCCTTACATATAAATTAGCAGATTTCTGTGCCATGAAGATCCCTCCTTTTCGAGTCCATTGTACGCGATTGTACGTACAATCGCAAGTCATATTGCAGAAATCTTCGCTGTTTAATAAAGGAGATGTCCGTCGTCCAAACGCGGCGCGGACAAAAAAACGAAAGGCCGATCGGGGCGCGCCGTCGCCGCATACCAAACAGCGCTGGAAGGGGCGGCCTTCCAGCGCTGTCGTCTTTCGATATGAAGTGTGCCGCAGCGGGCGGCTGACGTCTTCTTTTCCATCCGCGCCGCTGCCGTTCTCCGTTTCCGCGTTACTGGCCGAGCCTGACGCGGAAGTTTTCCTTCTCCGGATCGTACTGTTCCGCCAAAAGCCCGGTGAAGGCGGCGAAATCCATGCTGCCGAGGTCGCCCTTGGCGCGGTCGCGGACGGCCACGGTGCGCGCTTCCACTTCCTTGTCGCCGATCACGAGCATATAGGGCACCTTTTCCATCTGCGCGTCGCGGATCTTGCGTCCCAGCTTTTCGTCGCGGCGGTCGATCTCGACGCGGACGTTCAGATCCTGGAGCTTCTCGGCCACCTCGCGGGCGTAGGACAGATGGTCGTCGCTCACCGCGAGCAGCTTGACCTGCACGGGGGCCAGCCAATAAGGGAACGCGCCGGCGTAGTTCTCGATGAGGATGCCCATGAAGCGCTCGATGCTGCCCAAAATCGTGCGGTGCAGCATGACGGGCCGATGTTCCTTGCCGTCGGCGCCGACGTAGGTCATATCGAACTTCTCGGGCATCGTGAAGTCGAGCTGGATGGTGCCGCACTGCCAGGTGCGGCCGATGCAGTCTTCGAGATGGAAGTCGATCTTGGGGCCGTAGAAGGCGCCGTCGCCGGGATTGAGCACGTAGGGCGTGCCGGTCTCCTCGAGCGTCTCGCGCAGGGCGTTCTCGGCGATCTCCCAGAGCTCGTCGCTGCCCATGGAGTTCTCTGGGCGGGTCGAGAGCTCGACGTGGTACTTGAAGCCGAAGACGTGCGTGTACACGTAATCTTCCAGCTTCATGATCAGCTTCACTTCGTCCTTGATCTGTTCGGGCGTGCAGAAGTGATGCGCGTCGTCCTGGGTGAAGCAGCGCACGCGCATGAGCCCGTGCAGCGCGCCGGAGAGCTCGTGCCGGTGCACGACGCCCAGCTCGCCCATGCGGATGGGCAGCTCGCGGTAACTGTGCTTGCTCGTCTTGTAGATGATGATGCCGCCGGGGCAGTTCATCGGCTTGATCGCGTGCGGGATGTCGTCGATGGTGGTGAAGTACATGTTCTCGCGGTAATGGTCCCAGTGGCCGGACTGGAGCCACAGATCGCGGTTGAGGATCTGCGGCGTGCGGGCCTCGCTGTAGCCGTTGAGGAAATGCAGACGGCGCCAGAAGGACATGAGTTTGTTCATGACGACCATGCCTTTGGGATGGAAGAACGGGAAACCGACGCCCTCGTTGTGCAGGCTGAACAGGTCGAGTTCCCTGCCCAGCTTGCGGTGGTCGCGGCGGCGCGCCTCTTCCATGCGGGCGATGTAGGCGTCGAGCTCTTCCTGCGTGTTGAAGGCGGTGCCGTAGATGCGGGTCAGCATGATGTTGTGCTCGTCGCCGCGCCAGTACGCCCCGGCCATCGACAGCAGCTTGAAGTGCTTCAGAAAGCGCGTGTTGGGCACGTGCGGGCCGCGGCACAGATCGACGTAATCGTCCTGCCAGTACAGGTTGACGGTCTCGTCGCCGACGCCCTCGAGGATTTCGACTTTGTAGGGATCGCTGCGTTCCTTGAACAGTTTGATGGCGTCGGCGACGCCGACCCGCTCGCGGCGCAGCGGGATGGAGCGCTTGGCGATGCGGCGCATTTCCTTTTCGAGGGCGGGCAGGATCTCCTCGGAAACGGTCTCGGGGAATTCGATGTCGTAGTAAAAGCCGTCTTTGATCGTCGGACCGATGGCCACCTTGGCGGCCGGGTACAGATTCATGACGGCCTCGGCCAGCAGGTGCGCCGTGGAATGGCGGACGATTTCCAGTCCTTCCTCCGTCTCCGGCGTGATCGGCTTGACTTCCGCGTCATGATCGACCACGACGTCGAGATCTTTTTCCTCTCCGTCGACGAAAGCGGCGACGGCCCCCTTGTCCAGCTTCCACCGGGAAAGGATGTCTCCGGCCTTGAGCGCGTCGCTTTCAAGCAATTGCCCTTCGGGGCCATGATATTTGAACATTTTGTTGCCTCCTTCTCAAAGCGCGATGCGCTGACTCTGCGCAGCGCGCTGCATTGTACGGTGTTGCCTCGACGGGTCCTAACGGGTCCCCGTGCTTCCGAAGCCGCCGCTCTGGCGGCCTGTCTCGTTGAGCGTTTCGCTGGGCTGCCAGCTGACCCGCGTGACGGGAGCCACCACCATCTGGGCGATACGGTCGCCCGCATGGATGGGAAAAGGCTCGCGGCCCAGATTCACCAAAATCACGCGGATCTCTCCGCGGTAATCGGCGTCGATCGTGCCCGGCGCGTTCGGCACCGAAATGCCGTGCTTCAAAGCCAGTCCGCTTCGGGGACGGATCTGCGCCTCGTACCCTGCGGGCAGTTCGATGTGAAGGCCGGTCCCGACGCCGGCGATTTGGCCGGGTTCGAGCACCAGATCTTCGCTGGCGCGAAGGTCCATCCCCGCCGCCTGGTCAGTCGCGTACTCGGGCAGCGGGATGTCGTCGTTCTCGCGCCGGATCCTGACGGTCAGCGTCATGGTCAACGGCGGTCGCGGCGGAACGGACCGCGGTCGCCCCGGCGCTCGCGGTCGCCGTCGCGGCGGGGAGTTCTGTCGCGCGAAGGGGCGGATGCGTCGGGCAAAGCGGCGATCATTTTGTCGCGCTCTTCCTCTGCGGGAAGGTACTGCGTCAGCCCGGCCGACTCGATCAGGGCGGGGTCGGCCAGCAGGCGGCGGCGCGACAGGTTGATGCGGTTCTGGTCGTCGATCTCCTTGACTTCGACGATGACGTGATCGCCGGGGGCGAAAACGTCTTCTACCTTGCCGATGTGTTTGGTGCTGATCTCGCTGATGTGAAGCAGGCCTTCCTTGCCGGGCAGCACTTCGACGAAAGCGCCGAAGGCCATCAGTCGGGTGACGGTGCCGTAGAACGCCTCTCCGGCTTCGACCTCGCGGACGATGTCGTGGATCATGCGGCGGGCTTTTTCGACGCTGTCGGGCGACACGGCGCAGATGTACACGCTGCCGTCGTCCTCGACGTTGATCTTGGCGCCGCTCTCCTGGACGATGTTGCGGATGATCTTGCCGCCCGGGCCGATCACGTCGCGGATCTTGTCCACGTCGATGTTCATCGTGAAGATGCGGGGGGCGTTGGGCGACAGCGGCGCGGGTTCGGGGATGCAGGCTTCCATCGCGTCGAGGATCTGCATGCGGGCCTGATGGGCCTGCATCAGCGCGCGAGACAGAACCTCGCGGGTGATGCCGCCGGCTTTGTTGTCCATCTGCAGCGCCGTGACGCCGTCGCGGGTGCCGGCGACTTTGAAGTCCATGTCGCCGTAGTGATCCTCAAGTCCCTGGATGTCGGTGAGGATGACCATGTCGTCGCCTTCCTTGATCAGCCCCATGGCGATGCCGGCCACGTGCTTTTTCATGGGCACGCCGGCGGCCATCATCGAAAGGCTGCCGCCGCAGATCGAAGCCTGCGAGCTGGAGCCGTTGGACTCGAGAATGTCGGAGACGACGCGGACGACGTAGGGAAATTCTTCTTCGCCGGGCACCAGCGGCGCCAGCGCGCGCTCGGCGAGAGCGCCGTGGCCGATCTCGCGCCGTCCGGGGCCGCGCATGGGCTTGATCTCGCCCACGGAATAGGGCGGGAAGTTGTAGTGCAGCAGGAATCTTTTGTTGGGCTCGTCGAGTTTCAGACCGTCGATGATCTGATCGTCTTCGCCCAGCATGCCGAGCGTGGTGACTACCAGGGCCTGCGTCTCGCCGCGGGTGAACAGCGCCGAACCGTGGACTTTGGGCAGCACGTTCACTTCGCAGGAAATCGGGCGGATCTCGTCGGTGGCGCGGCCGTCGGCGCGGATCTTGTCGCGGGCCGTGATCGTGCGCATCGTGCTTTTGACCAGCGCTTCCACCGCGCCGGCGATGTAGCCTTCGGCGTCGGCGTAAAGATCAGCGAAATGGGCCGTCGCCTTCTCCACCAGCGCGGAGATCGCGGCGCCGCGCTCCTTTTTGCCGTGGATCATCACGGCCTTCGCGGTCTCTTCGCTCAGGTTGTCCTTCACCCAGCGGTCGATCTCTTCGATCGCCAGCGGCGCGGGCAGCTCCGTCTTGGGCTGGCCGATCTCCTCGCGGATCCGCAGCTGAAACGCGACGATCTTTTTGATCTCGTCCTGCGCCGTCTGCAGCGCATTGACGAGCAGTTCTTCGGGAACTTCCTTGGCGCCGGCTTCGACCATGGTGATGCCGCCGGCGTGTCCGGCCACCGTCAGGTCGAGCGTGCTCTCGGCCATCTGCTCCTCGGTGGGATTGACGACGAGTTCGCCGCCGATGCAGCCCATGCGCACGGCGCCGACCGGGCCGCCCCAGGGGATGTTGGAGATCGTCAGCGCCACGGAAGCGGCGTTGATGGCGAGGATGTTGGCGGGATTCTTCTGATCGACGGCCAGCACCGTGGCGACGACGTGCACGTCGTTGCGCATGGAATCGTCGAAGAGCGAACGGATCGAGCGGTCGACGACGCGGGCGCTGAGAATGGCGGTCTGGGAAGGACGGCCTTCCCTCTTGATGTAGCCGCCTGGGATCTTGCCGGCGGCGTAATAGCGTTCTTCAAAATCGACGAGCAGGGGAAAGAAATCCAATCCCACGCGGGGCTTGTCCGACATGCAGGCGGTGGTGAGAATGGTCGTTTCTCCATGAGACGCGACAACGGCCGCGTTGGCCTGCTTGGCGACTTTTCCGGTTTTGAAAACCAGATCCTGGCCGCCGACGTTCAGTGTGTAGGTCTTTTCCATATAAAAGACTCCTCCTCTTTCTTTTCGATCGCGATATATAATAGCGTAAGAATAACACAATTTCATATAAATGCGAGAGTCGAATTTCAAGATCGGCGCATAAATCCGAGGGAATCGCCCTTAGAATCCCTGAAAACTTTTTGTCAAAAAAGAAAGAGAGAGTTCCGAACGAACGGGACTCTCTCTTTCCGTTGGGCTTAATGGCGAAGGCCCAGGCTTTCGATCAGCTGCTTGTAGCGGTTGAAATCCTTTCCGCTCAGATAGCGCAGAAGCTTGCGGCGCTTGCCGACAAGGGTCAGAAGGCCCTTCTTGGAATGGTGGTCGTGGATGTGCACGCGCAGGTGATCGGTCAGATCGCGAATCCTCTGCGTGAGAACGGCGATCTGCACTTCGGGCGAGCCGGTATCGGTGGGATGCACGCGATACTTCTCGATGAGCTCGGTTTTGACTGACTTCTCCAACATAATGCTTCACCTCATGGGGCAATAATCCTGAAACAACGTAGCTCCTCTCCGACTTTGCGCTCCATGGAAGCAAAGCGGAACGGGAAGCTCCCGAGGGGGAGCAACGGAGTAACAGGTCGAAAAGCATTGTAGCATCGCTTCGCAGGAGTTGCAAGCTCTTTTTCGCGAGGGACGGGAAAAAGCGGGGCGCCGGACCGACGGCCGCCGGAAAAAATCTAACCCTTGAACGAGGCGATCGCCGACAGCACTTCGTCGATGTCGGCTTCGGTGTGGTCCGCGTTGATCTGGAAGCGGATCTCCTCGGCGCCCTTGGGCACCACGGGATAGGTCATGCCGGTGGCCAGCACGCCGTGCTCCGTCAGGTGCGCGACCAGCGCTTTGGTACGGGCCGTGTCGTGAAGCACGAGCGGCGTCACGGGGTGTTCGCCGGGGATCGTCTCGTAACCGAGCGCGACCAGGCCGTCCTCGAAACGCTTGGTCACGGCGCGCAGATGAGCGAGGATCGTGCGGCCTTCTTCGCTGTCGAGGATCTCCAGCGCCTTTATGGCGGCATAGGCTTCGCCGACGGTGATGGGATTGGAATAGATGTACATGGCGGCGTGCTCGCGCAGATACGTGATCAGCGCGCGCGAACCGACGACGTAGCCGCCGTTGACGCCGTACGCCTTGCCGAGCGTGCCCATCAGCACGTCGACGCGGGCGCCGGTGATCTCCTCCGTGCCGCGCCCCGTCCTGCCGAACGCGCCGACGCCGTGGGAATCGTCGACCACGACGAAGGCGTCCTCGGCGAAGCGATCGTCATAGCTGTGCACCAGCTCGACGATCTCCTTCAAAGGCGCGTGGTCGCCTCTCATGCTGAAGATGCCGTCGGTCACCACCAGAGCGCGCTTGGCCCCGCTCTTGACGGCTTCGTCCAGACAGCGCTTGAGGTCGTCGAGAGAGTTGTGCTTGGAGACGGCGCGCAGCCCCGACTTGCCCAGGCCGAGTTTGATGGCGTTGATGATGCTGTTGTGGTTCAGTTCGTCGCTGATGACGAAGGTTTCCTTGCTGATCAGCGAGGTCAGGACGCCGCCGACGGTCACGTAGGCGGCGCTGAAGATCATGGCGTCCTCGCGGCCGTGGAAGGCAGCCAGCTTGTGCTCCAGGTCGCGGTGCGCCTTGAAGGTGCCGCTGATGAAGCGGACCGCGCCGGGACCGACGCCGTACTTGCGCGTGCCCTCTTCCTCCGCGGCGATCATGTCCTCGCGCAGCGACAGGCCCAGATAGGAATTGGAATTCATGCGGATGAATTCCTTGCCGCCCTCCCCTTTCAGGAAATAACGGGGCCCCTTGGCGCCTTCGCCCTTTTTCACGTCGACGATGATCTGTTCTTTGCCCTTCAGACGGCCTTCCTGCTTCAACTTTTCAAGCTCCGCCGTCAGTACCGCTTCGAGTTTTTTCATCGTATGAATGCCTCCTGCCTTACGAGATTTTTTTAAAACTTCGCCTTGTCGCCGAGTTTGGCGCGCAGGTTCTTGAGCATGTCCACCGTCATGCTCTCCAGATCGTATTTGGGATCCCAGTCCCATTCCGCCCTGGCAGCCGAATCGTCGAGAGAGTTCGGCCAGCTGTCGGCGATGGCCTGGCGCACGGGATCGACGGCGTAATCCATCGCGAACGAAGGGATATGGGCGCGGATCGCCGCGGCGACCTGTTCCGGCTCGAAACTCATGCTGGTGATGTTGAAGCAGCAGCGGTGGACCAGCCGCGACGGATCGGCTTCCATCAGCTGGATCATGCCGTCGATCGCGTCGGGGATGTACATCATGTCCATGTAGGTGCCCCTGGCGATGTAGCTGGTGTACTTGCCCTGCTGCACGGCCTGATAGTAGATGTCGACGGCGTAATCGGTGGTGCCGCCGCCGGGCAGCGTCTTGTAGGAGATCAGGCCGGGGAAACGCACACCGCGGGTATCGACGCCCCATTTTTTATGGTAATATTCCGCCAGGAGTTCGCTGGCCACTTTCGTCACGCCGTAGATCGTATTGGGGCGCTGCAGCGTGTCCTGCGGCGTTTTGTCGCGAGGCGTATCGGGGCCGAAGGCGGCGATGGAACTGGGGAAAAAGACGGCGCTGTGATAGATCCGACCGCATTCGAGGGCGTTGTAGACCCCGTTGATGTTGATGTCCCAGGCGAGCTGAGGTTTCTTCTCGGCCGTCGCGGAAAGCAGTCCGGCCAAATGATAGATCGTGTCCGGCTTGAACTTTTCGACCTGCTCCGCGTACTTTTTGCCGTCGCGGGCGTCGAGAATCACAAAAGGCCCCTCGGGAAGGACATGGGCCGAGTCCTCGCGGATATCGGTCGCGAGAACGTTTTCCGCGCCGTAATCACGTCTCAGCTTGGTGACGAGCTCTGTGCCGATCTGGCCGAGACAGCCAGAAACCATGATCTTTTTCATCAAAACGCCTCCAGTTGACTTCTTATTTTTCTTAAGTATATGGAGGCGAAGTTTGTTTGTCAAATGAGTATAATTCGAAATGAGATTCTATATATAATAAAATAACATAAAAATAGGACATGGATTTTTATACTCCGAGAGAGTAGAATAATATAGTATCCAGGCAGAAATTTTGCTTTCGGGAAGGGAGAAATCTGAAACATGACATTGGAAGAGCTGATGCCTCGTATCAGCGGAGACAAGGCCGCCTCGTACTACATCGCCAACGTGCTGCGCGAGGCCATTTATCGGGGAATTCTTCAGGAAAACGAGCAGTTGCTGCAGAACCAGCTCGCGGCGCGGATGGGCGTCAGCCCGATCCCGCTGCGGGAAGCTTTGAAGCAGCTCGAGATCGAAGGGCTGGTCGAATTCCGCGGCCGTCGCGGCGCGATCGTTTCCGGGCTGAGCCTTGAAGACGCCCGCGAAATTTACGACATGATCACCTGGCTCGAAGTCGGCATCATGAAAGTCTCCTTCGACCTGATCTCGAACGCGCTGATCCAGGAAGAAGAGGTGCTGCTGGACAGGATGGAAAAAGAGGAAGATCCCGTCAAATGGCGCGACATGAACGTGCTCTTCCATTCCTCGCTGTACGAGCCGGCCGACCGACCGATGACGCTCGATATGCTCGCCAAACTGCGCCGTCAGGTCGACCGTTACATCCGCAACCATCTCAGTTCCATGCGCAAGGAATCGGAGGAGCAGCACCGCGAAATCCTTGCCGGCGTGAAGGCCCATGACCTCGACCGCACGCTCAAGGCTCTGGAAAGCCACCTTGTCAACACGTCCAAGGACCTTCAGGCTTATATGCGCCACGTCCAGAATCGCAATCACGAATAATTTGCCCGCCTCAAAAAAAAAGCAGTCCCTTTCGATCGTCCACACCCGGCGATCACAAGGGACTGCTTTTTCCGTCAAAAAAACGGTCCGGATCAAAAACGATTTCCTCGTCGGCGGCGTCTGCCCCAAGCAGCTTGCGCGCATGCGAAAGCGCCTCTTCTTCCTGGTCGTTTCCGGAGAGCATCCGCGCGATCTCCCGGATCCGCTCTTCCCCCTCGACGCGCGTCACGGTGGAGAGCGTGCCCCGGCGCGTCACGCGGTAATGTCGGTTTGCCAGCGCCGCGATGCTGGCTTCATGGGTGATCAGAATGACCTGGACGCGGTCGGCCAGCTCGCGCAGCTTCAGGCCGGTCAGATAGGCGGCCCGTCCGCCCAGCCCGGCTTCCACTTCGTCGAAAACGACCGTGGGCGGCATCAGTTCATCGGGAAGCGAGATCTGGATGGCCAAAAGGATACGGCTCAGCTCGCCGCCGGAAGCCGCTTTCGCTACCGGAATTTCCTGATCGCCGCGCCGCAGGACGAAATCCACCTTCTCGGCGCCGTTTGCTTTCAGTTTATT
This sequence is a window from Pyramidobacter sp. YE332. Protein-coding genes within it:
- a CDS encoding GntR family transcriptional regulator, producing the protein MTLEELMPRISGDKAASYYIANVLREAIYRGILQENEQLLQNQLAARMGVSPIPLREALKQLEIEGLVEFRGRRGAIVSGLSLEDAREIYDMITWLEVGIMKVSFDLISNALIQEEEVLLDRMEKEEDPVKWRDMNVLFHSSLYEPADRPMTLDMLAKLRRQVDRYIRNHLSSMRKESEEQHREILAGVKAHDLDRTLKALESHLVNTSKDLQAYMRHVQNRNHE